AACGCCTGCCCCAAAATCGACCATTTTGCGGATGAACTCGGGAGAAGAAGGGTCTTTCGGCCGGCTGGCCCGCACCAGACGAATGACAAAATCGATGACAAAATCCCCCACCGGAACGCTGCGAACCAGCTTCTGCAGGTTCAGAATCGCTTTGCCGGTGAGTACTTTTTGAATCTCCAGCGATTCATCCCGGGCCGTCATGGAAAGAATTCGTTTTTCCTCGTCGATCGAGGGGTAATCGACTTTGACATTGAACATAAAGCGGTCGAGCTGGGCTTCGGGGAGTGGATAAGTCCCTTCCTGCTCGATCGGATTCTGAGTCGCGATGACAAAGAATGGATCGGGGAGATTGTAGGTCTCCTGACCATTGGACACCTGGCGTTCCTGCATAGCCTGCAGCAAGGCCGCTTGAGTTTTAGGCGGCGTTCGGTTGATTTCGTCCGCGAGCAGAATGTTCGTGAAGACCGGCCCTTGCACGAAGCGAAACTCCCGCCGTCCCGCTTCATTTTCATCGAGAATTGCGGTGCCGGTGATATCCGAGGGCATCAGGTCGGGAGTGAACTGCACCCGCTTGAAACCCACATCCATGATTTGCGCGATGGAGGAGACCATGAGCGTTTTGGCCAGCCCGGGCACACCGACCAGCAGGCAATGGCCCCGGGTAAAAATGGCCGCGAGTATCTGTTCGATGACATCCGTCTGGCCGACGACGACCTTGCGGAGTTGCTCGATCATCTGAGTCCGGGTCTGGGCGAACTGAGAAAGGTATTCGCTGATGCGCTCGTTGCTCACGGTTGGTCCCTTACTTCATCCGATACTGTCGAATTAATTTATGGAAAATGGAGGAAATGAGCCCCTGGGGGGAAGTTCCGAGTAGGAAAAATCCGCCGCGGAAGCCTGCAGCCAACCCGATCTGACAACTTATAATCCGGCTATTCCGCTTTGATGCCCTTCTTGGCCAGCAGTTTCCCCAAGGATTCAATGCCCAGACGGGGTTCGTCTATCAATACGCCGGCCATTTCCGTCAGGATGTATTCTTCCAGGTCGTCGCCATTCCAGCCTTGCGAAGTCAGTTCCTTGCCGATTTTTTCCAGACAGTGATCGCGCAGTTTATCGGTTTGCCGCGAAATCGTGCCTTCGTGGACTTTCAACCGGCTGGCGATATCGCGCTGCGAAAAACGGTAGCGCCAGCGCAGGCCCAGTAGCAGAAGTTCCTGTTCATCCAGTTCATCCAGCCAGGCACGGGCAGCCGTTATGAAAGCTTCGTGCCAGCGGGTTTCGGTTCGCGGCGGGATAGGTAGCGATATATCGTCATCGGGCAAGGCCTGGGTGTGGCCGTGCGATCGAAGCTTCGAGACGTGCCAGTTCTGAAAAATGCGAATCAACCAGGGCGTCAGTGGCCGCTGGCCGTCGTAGCGAGCCAGAATGGGGATGGAGCGTTCGGATTCGGGCACCAGCAGCATCGAGTAGAATTCGTGCACCGCGTTTTCCTGGCGTTCCTCATCGCGCGGATAAAGCCGATGAGCCCGGGTTCGCAGAGCATCCATTAACAAGGCATCGCTTCGACCGGCCTTGACGGTAAAGAGACGTTCCCAGGCCCACTTCTGCCGCTCCAGGCAGCCGATGCACAAATACCAGTCTTGGGCGTACATGGTTTCGAGATAAGTGGAAAAGGGCATACTGTTGGGCTGTTTTTCGACGAAAACCTGGTAAGTTCGCTGAATATGCGTGGAGAAACCCTCCAGGGTCAGCTCGATGCGGGGCATCTGCATCCGGCAGAAGTAGTAGAGCATCGCTACGCGGGGATTCACTTCCATGTCGGCATTATACGAACCGGAAAATAGGGGCGTGCGATTCATTTTTTTCAGATCTTCAAGCAATCTACTTTCATCACTTGTAAACTAGCCAAAATTTTAAAATGGGAATCCAAACGGGCATCAAATGGCCAAGTCTTTTGATTGCGTAGTCATCGGTGCGGGGGTGCTCGGATTGGCGCACGCCTACCACCTCGCCCGGCGAGGGAAAAAGGTTGCCGTTCTCGAACGGCATCCGCAGGCCGTGGGCGCTTCGATCCGGAATTTCGGCATGCTCTGGCCCATCGGTCAGCCGGGGGGCGATCTTACAGATTTGGCCATGCGTTCCGTCGATATCTGGAAAGAAGTGCTCGATGAAGCGGGGATCTGGTACAACCCGTATGGCTCCCTGCATCTGGCCTACGAAGAGGATGAAGCCCAGGTTCTGAAGGAGTTCTGCGGATTACCGGAAGCCCGAGGACGGCGGCTGGAACTTTTGGACCCCAGCCAACTCACTCGCCGGTTCAGTTCGGTCCGGGCCGAGGGATTAAAACTCGGCCTTTTCAGCCCTTCGGAAGTCTGCGTCGATCCACGGGAAACCATCGCCCGGCTACCGGAATATTTGCACAAAAAATATCACGTTCAATTCTTCTGGAATACTCCCGTTCAAGCGATCGATTCGCCCAAAATCCACACGAATCACTGCGAATTTCACGCAGATAAAATACTACTCTGTACCGGCTCGGACTATCAACAGCTTTATCCCGAAGCCTTCGCCAGCGAAGGCATCCGGCAGTGCAAGCTTCAGATGTTGCGAACGCCGCCGCTGCCCAATTTCAAATTAGGCGCCCACCTCGCCGCGGGTTTGACGCTGCGGCACTACAAAGCTTTCACCAAGTGCCCTACCCTGAAAGAGCTGATCGCGCGCTTCGATCGCGATCTGCCGGAGTATCATCATTATGGCATTCACGTGATGGCCTCGCAAAACGGGCTCGGGGAACTGGTGCTGGGGGATTCGCACGAATACGGCGATTCCATTGAGCCCTTCAACAAGGAACTCATCGACGAGTTGATCATCAAATACCTGAAGAAATTTCTCAACCTCGACCCGATCATCATCGCCAGTCGATGGCACGGCGTTTATGCCAAACATCCCACAGAAGCTTATCTGATTCGAAATCCCGCACCCGGCGTAACCGCGGTGAATATGGTGGGGGGAGCGGGTATGACACTTTCATTCGGACTCGCGGAACGAGCCGTTAAAGCCTTATTGGGAGAGAGCTATGCCGATTGAACTGGTGGTATGCGATATCGCGGGGACCAGTCTGGAAGACAACGATGCTGTCAGCCACTGCTTCCGAGAGGCACTTTCGGAGGCTGGCTTGCAGGCCCCTTCCACCTTGATCAACAGCGTTATGGGAATTCACAAGCCACTGGCCATCAGGCAGATTATCTCCGAAATTGGTGGAACCCATAAAGAAGCGTTTCTGGCTCAGGCCGATGTCATCCATCACGATTTTGTGAAACGCATGATCGACTATTACACCCACGATCCCGAAGTCCGGGAAGTTCCCGGGGCTTCCCGAGTCTTCGCCGAACTCCGCGCGGCCGGGATCAAAATCGCCCTGGATACGGGCTTCGGTCGTAAAATTACCAATGTGATCATTGAGCGCCTGGCCTGGAAAAATTCAATAGATGCCTCCCTATGCAGTGATGAAGTCCTGCGCGGCCGACCTCATCCGGATCTGATCCTGCAACTTATGGGTATTCTCGGCGTCAGCGATCCCAAAAAAGTCTGCAAGATCGGGGACACGCCGAGTGATTTGCAGCAGGGAACCAAGGCTGGCTGCGGCTACGTGGTAGGTGTTACCCAGGGTTCACACACTCGCGAGCAGCTTATGAAAGAACCGCATACCCATTTAATTGGGACAATTGCCGAGCTTCCAAAGCTTCTAGGCATTGCCTAGAGCCTGCGGTTTTCCCAAAAGGACTCCGAGGAATTCAATTGCCGGAGGAAGCAAAACTATTGCTTCCTCCCGGTCGAGCGGTTACTTTGGTATCATGCTCCCCGATACGTCTTCTCTATGGCCTCAAACCCGCGCACAGAACCGTCGGCAGTTTTTATGCGAGGCGGGCGGCGGTCTCGGAGCAATAGCTTTAAATTGGTTGATGGCCCAGGACTCCGCAGCGGCTGAGCAAAAGCTCAGTACGAATCCCTTAGCAGCTCGAAAACCACATTTCTCCCCCAAAGCAAAGCAGGTAATATTCCTGTTCATGGTCGGCGGTCCGAGCCAGATCGATCTATTCGATCCCAAACCCGCTTTGGAAAAATATGCCGGGAAGCCTCTCCCCGAATCGACCGGCCGTCCGAAAAGCCAGTTTACCGATGGCCAATCTCCACTGCTTCCCAGCACTCGAAAATTCAAACGCCAAGGCAAGAGCGGGCTTTGGCTCTCCGATTTGATGCCTCACCTGGCCAATTGCGTGGATGACATTTGCTATTTGAACAGCTGCTGGTGCACCAATACGATCCACGCCCCGGCCATGTACGAACTGCACACCGGCCGCACGCTCATGGGCTACCCCAGTCTGGGTTCGTGGGTCACGTACGGTTTGGGATCGGTGAGCGACAACTTACCCGCTTATTGCGTCTTGACTCAGCCCGAGGGGGTTCTCGAAGGCGGCGCCCCCTGTTGGGGATCCGGTTTTCTGCCGGCTTTGTATCAGGGGACGGTTTTCCGGAAAGGCAGTACGCCGATACTGAATCTTCGACCGCCGAATACCATCGGCGAAGAACAGCATAAGCAAACGTTCGATTTCGTAAAGAAATTGAACGAGCGGCATCCGGACGCCCAGGATTCCGAACTGGCGGCCCGGATCGCCAGCTATGAACTGGCATTTCGGATGCAGCAGCACGCTCCGGAAGCGGTCGACCTCAATCGCGAATCGGCCAAAACCAAGGAAATGTACGGCCTGAATCGCAAAGAAACCGCCGATTTCGGAACCCGGCTGCTGCTCACACGCCGTTTGATCGAGCGGGGAGTGCGATTCGTGCAGGTCTACTCCGGGGGCGGTCCGCTGGTGACACAATGGGATGCCCACGACGACCTGAATAGTAATCATGAAAACATGTGTGCCCGCGTCGATCAGCCGATTGCAGCACTGCTGACCGATCTGAAACAGCGCGATCTGCTGAAAGATACCCTGGTCGTCTGGTGTAGTGAATTTGGACGAACCCCGAATACGCAAGGGGGGCGCGGTCGAGATCACAACCCGCTGGGTTATACAATGTGGTTTGCCGGCGGCGGTGTTAAAGGGGGCCAGGCCATCGGAGAAACCGATGAATTCGGCCTCAAAGCGGTGAAAGACCGAATTTCAGTCAATGATTTTCATGCCACCCTCTTGCACCTGCTCGGATTGGACCATGAGAAGTTAACTTTCCGTCATAATAGTCGCGACGAACGCCTGACAGATGTGGCCGGGGAAGTCGTCCAGAAAGTATTCGAATAAACCGCGCGAGCTGTTCGAAAAGAATCAGATGCCTGAAGCCAAGCTAAATGAAAGTGAATTGCGAAACCTCATCGAACGGTTGCTCGTTCGCTTTGGGGATTCGATTGAGTTTTGGACTATTGCCTGCTTGACACAACAAGATCTGGGCAATCCCCGTCAGTTCATTGCGGAACAATGGGATAGCCTTTCGCGAACCGTGCAGGAGTTGCGTAATCAGATCGCGACATTGAACAGTTCGGCTCACCCCGCTCTCAACGAACAGCTGGCGAAACTTGGCATGGCAACGGCGGACTTGCAAAACATTTTCGACGTGCTGGCCAACTATCGCGAGGTTCCCATTCAGGAACTGGAAGCCGTCATTCATAAATTGAACATCCTGTGGTCGGACTGGAAGAACCGCTTAACGCTGATCTCGGCACTGGTCCCCCTTCGCGCGCCGCTTCCCGGACTCAGTAGCGAACAGGAAGTTTTTTACCAGCATGCCCTCGACTCGCTGTTTGACCGCTTCTATAGTTCCCGTCAAACCCACGCGCCCTCCCAGATTTATCGCTCGTAAGAACAGCCCATCGAAAGGATTTCCATGCGATACATCCTCCTGAGTCTGCTCCTTTTCGCGGTCCCGGTAACCGCCCAGGAAACTCCGGCGCGCGAAGTACCCTGCAAGTTGATTCCCGATATCGTCTACGAAAAGGTCAAGGATAAAGAGATCAAAATCGACCTGGCAATCCCAGCTAAGGGCGAAGGGCCCTTCCCCACGGTGCTCTGCGTGCATGGCGGGGCCTGGCGGCTGGGAAGTCGCAAGGAATTGACGGGGCTGATCAAACTGCTGGCTTCACAGGGGTATGTGGCCGCCGCGGTGCAGTACCGGCTGGTGCCGGACGTCATGTTTCAGGATCAGATCGAGGATGTAAAAACCTCGGTTCGCTGGTTGCGAGAAAATGCCAAGCAATATTCCATCGACCCAGATCGGCTCGGCTGCATGGGCTTCTCGGCCGGCGGCCATCTGGTCTGTCTGCTGGGGCTGACCGGTCCGGATAATGGCTTCGAAGGCAAGCTGTTTCCGAAACAGTCTTCTCGAGTCAAATGCGTTGTGGATTACTTTGGTCCGACCGATCTGAGCGCCTACGGAAACGATGAAACGGCCCAAAATAGTGTCTTCGAACCAATGCTCGGCGGACGATTCAAGGACAAGCCAGAACTCTATAAAAAAGCTTCACCGCTGACTTACGTCCATAAGGATGCGCCGCCCTTTTTGATTATCCATGGAACCAAGGATCATCTGGTGCCGTATAACCAATCGGTTCAACTCGAAGACAAGCTCAAGCAGGTCGGCGGGAAAGTCAAACTGGTTACCGTCGAAGGGGCCGATCATGGTTTCTTCGGCGAAGATCAGCGGCGAACGACACGGGAAACACTCAAATTCCTCGAAGAGAATTTGAAAAAATGAAGTTGCTCTTCCAAGTAGCGAATGGACGTCGTACCCAACGGCTCTCAACTTCCCTTCGGGAATCCGCCGTCACTCAGCGCTTTGCTTTTCGTCGCTCCTACGGTTGGCTGACGGGCCTGATTGTGTTGCCGATAATCGCCCACGGCTGCCATAAAGAGGAAGATCACGAACTCTCGATTGCGCCGCCAATCGTGAAGAAGCCGCAAAAGATCTTGTCAACCGAGTAGACGAGTCTACAATTCAATTTCGTAAAGCCACCTCGAATCGCAATGGCGGGTAAATGTTTACTCCGTAGCGATCCGTGGTGGTTTTATTTTTTTCATGGAGACAACACCATGCCGACCAAAGCCGACTACCTCAAAGACCCGATCGAACACATCGACATTACCAAGTTCAATCCGGTGCCCCTGGTGAACTCCATGAAGAACATGGCGTTTACTGCGCGGGATCTGGCTCGCGCCGCGGATATCACCGATCGCATGCTCCGCGATGAGGAGTGCGGGGTGATCCTCTGTCTGGCCGGCTCGCTCATCAGTGCCGGTCTGAAAAAAGTCTTCGCCGACGCCATCAAATACAAGATGGTCGATGCGATTGTCAGCACCGGAGCCAATATCGTCGATCAGGATTTCTTCGAAGCACTCGGCTTCAAGCACTACGTCGGCGAAGAGAAATTACGCAGCGGCATGTTCGATGCCGAGCTTCGGGAGCTGGAAATCGACCGCATTTACGACACCCTCATTGACGAAGAACAATTGCGGGTTTGCGACGATGTGATGCACGAAATTTCCGATCACCTCGATAGCGGCGTCTATTCTTCCCGCGAATTCATCCGGGCCATGGGCCAGTATCTGGAAACCAAAGGTTGCAAGACCGACAGTTCCATCGTGTACGAAGCCTACAAGAACGAAGTCCCCATTTTCTGCCCGGCCTTCAGCGATTGCTCGGCCGGCTTCGGTCTGGTCGCTCACCTGCACGCTCGGGGCGATGCTCCGAAGATCGCCATCGACAGCGGCAAGGATTTTTACGAACTGACTCGCTGCAAGATGGCCAACCCGACGACGGGTCTGTTCATGGTCGGAGGGGGAGTTCCAAAGAACTTCGCCCAGGATATCGTGGTGGCCGCCGATGTGCTCGGGCATGACGCCCCGATGCACAAGTATGCCATTCAGATTACCGTAGCCGACGTCCGCGATGGCGCTCTGTCGGGCAGTACACTCAAAGAAGCGAGCAGTTGGGGTAAAGTCGATTTGGCTTATGAACAGATGGTCTTCAGCGAAGCGACTTTGGCAGTGCCCTTGATCATGGGCTATGCCTTCCATCAGGGCGGCTGGAAGAATCGCAAAGGCAAACGATGGGCGGAGATGCTGGAAGGCGTCACCGCAGAGTAATGTTTTTTGCCCCTCGAGGTTCTCGACTTCAGTCGAGAACCTCCGGTCTTGATCTCAATCCCGTTCGGGTTCTTCGCGATCCCGAAACACGCCGCTCATCAAGTTATCAACGGGAGCGTACTGGTCTCGCAGAAGGATCGGAATGTTTCCAAAAGCCGCTTTCTTCACGGGGGTTGTCATCGCGGCTTCCAGCTTATCCGAATCCAGTACGTAGGTGAAGGAAGGATACGCCAGAGCTCCGACGCCCATGGCCGTTTGTCCTCCAAGACGCGACGCGACCTTTTTCCGCAACACGGCGTGCAGCCCATTCAAATCGATCGGTTGATCGGCCCCGTAAACGATCAAAACGTGTCGGCCGTTAGCCATAATATGCTCACCCCGATCATTGTAGAACGGCACAGAATCAATGAGGTAAACGTACTTGTAGGTTTCCCGCATGGTTCGCACGGCGGCCCGCCAGAGCACACCATCCCGCACCGAGTCAATCAAGGTTAAGAGGTACACTCCGTCGGGTGCCAGAATTTTCTTCAAGGCATCGTTATACTCGCGGGTCATCAAGTGGTACGGCACCGAGAGATCGTTCACGGCATCCTGCATAATTAAGTGATAATACCCCTTTTGTGCTTTCTCGCTGACGTACTGCCGGCCATCCATGTGAATGGGTGTAATCTGGCTCGGTCGCCGC
The genomic region above belongs to Telmatocola sphagniphila and contains:
- a CDS encoding 1,9-bis(guanidino)-5-aza-nonane synthase, which produces MPTKADYLKDPIEHIDITKFNPVPLVNSMKNMAFTARDLARAADITDRMLRDEECGVILCLAGSLISAGLKKVFADAIKYKMVDAIVSTGANIVDQDFFEALGFKHYVGEEKLRSGMFDAELRELEIDRIYDTLIDEEQLRVCDDVMHEISDHLDSGVYSSREFIRAMGQYLETKGCKTDSSIVYEAYKNEVPIFCPAFSDCSAGFGLVAHLHARGDAPKIAIDSGKDFYELTRCKMANPTTGLFMVGGGVPKNFAQDIVVAADVLGHDAPMHKYAIQITVADVRDGALSGSTLKEASSWGKVDLAYEQMVFSEATLAVPLIMGYAFHQGGWKNRKGKRWAEMLEGVTAE
- a CDS encoding HAD hydrolase-like protein, giving the protein MPIELVVCDIAGTSLEDNDAVSHCFREALSEAGLQAPSTLINSVMGIHKPLAIRQIISEIGGTHKEAFLAQADVIHHDFVKRMIDYYTHDPEVREVPGASRVFAELRAAGIKIALDTGFGRKITNVIIERLAWKNSIDASLCSDEVLRGRPHPDLILQLMGILGVSDPKKVCKIGDTPSDLQQGTKAGCGYVVGVTQGSHTREQLMKEPHTHLIGTIAELPKLLGIA
- a CDS encoding DUF1501 domain-containing protein, which encodes MAQDSAAAEQKLSTNPLAARKPHFSPKAKQVIFLFMVGGPSQIDLFDPKPALEKYAGKPLPESTGRPKSQFTDGQSPLLPSTRKFKRQGKSGLWLSDLMPHLANCVDDICYLNSCWCTNTIHAPAMYELHTGRTLMGYPSLGSWVTYGLGSVSDNLPAYCVLTQPEGVLEGGAPCWGSGFLPALYQGTVFRKGSTPILNLRPPNTIGEEQHKQTFDFVKKLNERHPDAQDSELAARIASYELAFRMQQHAPEAVDLNRESAKTKEMYGLNRKETADFGTRLLLTRRLIERGVRFVQVYSGGGPLVTQWDAHDDLNSNHENMCARVDQPIAALLTDLKQRDLLKDTLVVWCSEFGRTPNTQGGRGRDHNPLGYTMWFAGGGVKGGQAIGETDEFGLKAVKDRISVNDFHATLLHLLGLDHEKLTFRHNSRDERLTDVAGEVVQKVFE
- a CDS encoding TIGR03364 family FAD-dependent oxidoreductase codes for the protein MAKSFDCVVIGAGVLGLAHAYHLARRGKKVAVLERHPQAVGASIRNFGMLWPIGQPGGDLTDLAMRSVDIWKEVLDEAGIWYNPYGSLHLAYEEDEAQVLKEFCGLPEARGRRLELLDPSQLTRRFSSVRAEGLKLGLFSPSEVCVDPRETIARLPEYLHKKYHVQFFWNTPVQAIDSPKIHTNHCEFHADKILLCTGSDYQQLYPEAFASEGIRQCKLQMLRTPPLPNFKLGAHLAAGLTLRHYKAFTKCPTLKELIARFDRDLPEYHHYGIHVMASQNGLGELVLGDSHEYGDSIEPFNKELIDELIIKYLKKFLNLDPIIIASRWHGVYAKHPTEAYLIRNPAPGVTAVNMVGGAGMTLSFGLAERAVKALLGESYAD
- a CDS encoding alpha/beta hydrolase, giving the protein MRYILLSLLLFAVPVTAQETPAREVPCKLIPDIVYEKVKDKEIKIDLAIPAKGEGPFPTVLCVHGGAWRLGSRKELTGLIKLLASQGYVAAAVQYRLVPDVMFQDQIEDVKTSVRWLRENAKQYSIDPDRLGCMGFSAGGHLVCLLGLTGPDNGFEGKLFPKQSSRVKCVVDYFGPTDLSAYGNDETAQNSVFEPMLGGRFKDKPELYKKASPLTYVHKDAPPFLIIHGTKDHLVPYNQSVQLEDKLKQVGGKVKLVTVEGADHGFFGEDQRRTTRETLKFLEENLKK
- a CDS encoding sigma-70 family RNA polymerase sigma factor, with translation MNRTPLFSGSYNADMEVNPRVAMLYYFCRMQMPRIELTLEGFSTHIQRTYQVFVEKQPNSMPFSTYLETMYAQDWYLCIGCLERQKWAWERLFTVKAGRSDALLMDALRTRAHRLYPRDEERQENAVHEFYSMLLVPESERSIPILARYDGQRPLTPWLIRIFQNWHVSKLRSHGHTQALPDDDISLPIPPRTETRWHEAFITAARAWLDELDEQELLLLGLRWRYRFSQRDIASRLKVHEGTISRQTDKLRDHCLEKIGKELTSQGWNGDDLEEYILTEMAGVLIDEPRLGIESLGKLLAKKGIKAE
- a CDS encoding AAA family ATPase; this translates as MSNERISEYLSQFAQTRTQMIEQLRKVVVGQTDVIEQILAAIFTRGHCLLVGVPGLAKTLMVSSIAQIMDVGFKRVQFTPDLMPSDITGTAILDENEAGRREFRFVQGPVFTNILLADEINRTPPKTQAALLQAMQERQVSNGQETYNLPDPFFVIATQNPIEQEGTYPLPEAQLDRFMFNVKVDYPSIDEEKRILSMTARDESLEIQKVLTGKAILNLQKLVRSVPVGDFVIDFVIRLVRASRPKDPSSPEFIRKMVDFGAGVRAGQYLISAGKAFAAMDGRFSVAIDDIKKAAIPVLRHRIGTNFQAQAEGKSSDDIVEELLKAIGDPEPPKYAAKKKL